In Candidatus Omnitrophota bacterium, a single genomic region encodes these proteins:
- a CDS encoding ORF6N domain-containing protein, producing MKIIIPDEVIEQKIFLIRGHKVMLSNHLAQLYGVSTSALTQAVRRNIERFPEDFMFLLKREEIMNLSQFVISSKLKHAPNVYAFTEQGVAMLSSVLRSKKAIHVNIAIMRAFVKLRQILSSHKELIHKLEELEQRIGKHDAAIKDIFGVIRQLMEPPSLKEKVIEGFRAPK from the coding sequence ATGAAAATTATTATTCCGGATGAAGTAATTGAGCAAAAGATATTCTTGATACGTGGACACAAAGTTATGTTGAGTAATCATCTTGCTCAGCTTTACGGAGTTAGTACTAGCGCATTGACGCAGGCAGTTAGGCGTAATATTGAAAGATTCCCTGAAGATTTTATGTTTTTATTGAAGCGGGAAGAAATTATGAACTTATCACAATTTGTGATAAGTTCTAAACTAAAACATGCTCCTAATGTTTATGCTTTTACTGAACAAGGAGTGGCAATGCTCTCAAGCGTTTTACGTAGTAAAAAGGCTATACATGTCAATATCGCCATTATGCGGGCATTTGTGAAACTACGTCAGATTCTATCTTCGCATAAGGAATTAATACATAAATTAGAAGAGTTGGAGCAAAGAATTGGAAAGCATGATGCAGCAATAAAGGATATTTTTGGAGTGATCCGTCAACTAATGGAACCGCCTAGTCTAAAAGAAAAAGTAATAGAAGGTTTTCGTGCTCCAAAGTAG
- a CDS encoding deoxyhypusine synthase family protein: MINLKKVKTYSVKNRLSKVNKADFALKPAKGKSFSDFLGSLPNILKAKDLCAVSTDIVAARKKNKGVIFMAGAHVIKCGLNPVLIELIKKKVITCICLNGAGIIHDFEIAFQGKTSEDVAENLKTGRFGMGKETADFLNCAASEGVKKGFGLGYAVANAIATTDLTNRDLSLLYNAYKYKVPVCVFVGIGTDIIHQHPSFDAASTATGSLRDFHILVNNIASLNKGGVVLNFGSAVMLPEVFLKALNLTRNLGNKVKDFTTANFDMIHHYRPSQNVVSRPTLSGGRGYYIIGHHEIMLPMLAQSVIEKI; encoded by the coding sequence ATGATTAATCTAAAGAAGGTTAAAACATATTCGGTCAAGAACCGCCTAAGCAAGGTGAATAAGGCGGATTTTGCGCTTAAGCCTGCCAAAGGTAAGAGCTTTAGTGATTTCCTGGGCTCTTTGCCTAATATCTTAAAAGCAAAAGATTTATGCGCGGTTTCAACTGATATTGTGGCTGCCCGTAAGAAGAATAAAGGGGTAATCTTTATGGCCGGAGCCCATGTGATTAAGTGCGGGCTTAATCCGGTATTAATTGAGCTGATCAAGAAAAAAGTAATTACCTGTATATGTTTAAATGGTGCAGGGATTATCCATGATTTTGAGATTGCTTTTCAGGGGAAGACCTCTGAAGATGTCGCTGAAAATCTTAAAACCGGAAGGTTTGGTATGGGTAAGGAGACTGCGGACTTTTTAAACTGCGCAGCCTCGGAAGGGGTAAAGAAAGGTTTTGGGTTAGGATATGCCGTGGCTAATGCGATTGCCACAACAGATTTAACCAATAGAGATTTAAGCCTGCTTTATAATGCGTATAAATATAAGGTACCGGTTTGTGTTTTTGTCGGGATCGGTACAGACATAATTCATCAGCACCCTTCATTTGACGCTGCTTCTACAGCTACTGGTTCTTTGCGTGATTTCCATATTCTCGTAAATAATATTGCTTCTCTAAATAAAGGGGGAGTAGTTTTGAATTTCGGTTCGGCTGTTATGCTACCTGAAGTATTTTTAAAAGCATTGAATCTTACCCGTAATCTGGGGAATAAGGTTAAAGATTTTACCACGGCAAATTTCGACATGATCCATCATTACCGTCCGTCTCAAAATGTAGTTTCCCGGCCGACTTTATCAGGCGGTCGAGGCTATTACATTATCGGCCACCATGAAATAATGTTGCCCATGTTAGCCCAAAGTGTAATTGAGAAGATATGA
- the rfaE1 gene encoding D-glycero-beta-D-manno-heptose-7-phosphate kinase yields MKNLKNIIRRFNKAKILVVGDLILDEYIWGSVDRISPEAPVPVVWANKRTFVPGGTANVANNISSFGARVSLLGVTGDDANAKILLNELKKRKISSQGIFVENNRHTTVKTRILAGHQQVVRVDWEHTHALAEELNAKILKYIEKNIKSFDAIIIEDYGKGVINVALLKELISLAKINKKIITVDPKEENFRYYHGVTAITPNRKELENAIRNLKIQDTANRFRINTDKLFTDKDVDIAAREILEYLNLDSILITLGEQGMKLLEKDGYLTHIPTQAQEVFDVSGAGDTVISIFTLALCAGASKLEAAHIANFSAGIVVGKLGTAVTNQAELLERIK; encoded by the coding sequence ATGAAAAATCTAAAGAATATAATCCGTAGATTCAATAAAGCAAAAATTTTGGTAGTTGGTGACCTGATTCTTGATGAATATATTTGGGGTAGCGTTGATAGGATTTCTCCTGAAGCGCCTGTTCCGGTTGTTTGGGCAAATAAGCGTACCTTTGTGCCGGGTGGGACCGCCAATGTGGCTAATAATATTAGTTCATTCGGAGCAAGAGTTTCCTTACTTGGAGTTACGGGTGATGATGCCAACGCTAAAATTTTACTTAATGAGTTAAAAAAAAGAAAAATTAGCTCCCAAGGGATTTTTGTTGAGAATAACAGGCACACAACTGTGAAAACCCGGATCTTGGCTGGCCATCAGCAGGTGGTTAGGGTTGATTGGGAGCATACGCATGCTCTTGCTGAAGAATTAAATGCAAAAATTTTAAAATATATTGAGAAAAATATCAAGTCTTTCGATGCAATTATTATTGAAGATTATGGTAAAGGCGTAATTAACGTGGCGCTGCTTAAGGAACTCATTTCTCTGGCCAAGATCAATAAAAAGATTATTACCGTAGATCCTAAAGAAGAAAACTTTCGGTATTATCATGGAGTTACTGCGATTACTCCTAATCGTAAGGAACTGGAGAATGCCATTAGGAATCTTAAGATACAAGACACGGCTAACCGCTTTAGAATAAATACCGATAAATTATTCACGGATAAGGATGTGGATATAGCGGCACGGGAGATCTTGGAATATTTAAATTTGGATTCTATTCTTATTACTTTAGGCGAACAGGGTATGAAATTGCTAGAAAAAGATGGCTATCTTACGCATATACCGACGCAAGCCCAGGAAGTTTTTGATGTATCGGGGGCAGGGGATACGGTAATTAGTATTTTTACGCTAGCCCTTTGTGCCGGTGCTTCAAAATTAGAGGCAGCGCATATAGCGAATTTTTCCGCAGGTATTGTAGTTGGTAAACTGGGAACAGCAGTTACAAATCAGGCAGAACTTTTAGAAAGAATAAAATAA
- the kdsB gene encoding 3-deoxy-manno-octulosonate cytidylyltransferase, translating into MDVIGVIPARYSSTRFAAKMLADIMGKPMLQHVWERAKQSRMLDDLIIACDNEIILKAAKKFGAKAVMTSKQHTCGTDRISEIVNPLEVKVIINIQGDEPLIHPMMIDSVARALLEDRILNMATLMKKIEDVRQITDPNVVKVVVDKNSFALYFSRAPIPFLAANAEIEQVNYYKHIGLYGYTKDFLFTYKNLPASNLEKTEKLEQLRVLSAGFKIKVIETPYDTIGVDTPEDLERVKERLQKGIS; encoded by the coding sequence ATGGATGTAATCGGAGTTATACCAGCTAGGTATTCATCTACAAGATTTGCGGCTAAAATGCTTGCTGATATCATGGGTAAACCAATGTTGCAGCATGTTTGGGAGCGTGCTAAACAATCACGCATGCTGGATGATTTGATTATTGCCTGTGATAATGAGATTATCCTCAAGGCTGCTAAAAAATTCGGAGCAAAAGCTGTAATGACCTCCAAGCAGCATACCTGCGGTACAGATAGAATTAGCGAGATTGTCAATCCTCTGGAGGTAAAGGTCATTATTAATATTCAGGGAGATGAGCCTTTGATTCACCCGATGATGATTGATAGTGTTGCCAGGGCATTATTAGAAGACAGGATTCTCAACATGGCAACACTGATGAAAAAGATCGAAGATGTTCGGCAAATTACCGATCCTAATGTGGTAAAGGTAGTGGTAGATAAAAATAGTTTTGCTCTGTATTTTTCCCGCGCACCAATTCCATTTTTAGCTGCGAATGCTGAAATCGAGCAAGTGAATTATTATAAACATATAGGTCTTTATGGGTATACCAAAGATTTCCTTTTTACTTATAAGAATCTTCCTGCCTCTAACCTTGAGAAAACGGAGAAATTAGAACAGCTGCGTGTTTTGTCAGCCGGGTTTAAGATTAAAGTAATTGAGACTCCATATGACACTATCGGAGTGGATACTCCTGAAGACTTAGAAAGAGTAAAAGAGCGATTGCAAAAGGGGATAAGCTAA
- the kdsA gene encoding 3-deoxy-8-phosphooctulonate synthase translates to MHQVNVKNIKFGDKFPLVLIAGPCVIESESSALCAARKIKDIAQGQGIPFIFKSSFDKANRLSISSYRGPGLKKGLLILKKVKDQLKVPILSDVHCVKDMALAAEVLDIIQIPAFLCRQTDIVLAAAATGKVVNIKKGQFLAPWDILPIIEKVESTGNKQILITERGASFGYNNLVTDLRSLKIMRDFGYPVIYDATHSVQLPGGKGTCSGGQSEFVAGLSRAAVAFGCDGLFLEVHSDPKNAPCDGANMINFKELEDLLKQIKKIRQAL, encoded by the coding sequence ATGCATCAAGTTAATGTAAAAAATATAAAATTTGGGGATAAATTTCCACTTGTGCTTATTGCCGGCCCTTGTGTAATCGAATCGGAGAGTTCTGCTCTTTGCGCCGCCAGGAAAATTAAGGATATCGCGCAAGGCCAAGGTATACCATTTATATTTAAATCCAGTTTTGATAAAGCTAATCGGCTTTCTATTAGTTCTTATCGTGGTCCGGGTTTAAAAAAAGGCCTGTTGATTTTGAAAAAAGTAAAAGATCAGCTTAAGGTTCCTATTCTCAGTGATGTGCATTGTGTAAAAGATATGGCTCTAGCAGCTGAAGTATTGGATATTATTCAAATTCCGGCATTTTTGTGTCGTCAGACGGATATTGTGTTGGCAGCTGCGGCTACTGGTAAGGTGGTGAATATTAAAAAGGGACAGTTTCTTGCTCCTTGGGATATCTTGCCAATAATTGAGAAGGTCGAATCAACGGGCAATAAACAAATTTTGATTACGGAAAGAGGGGCTAGTTTTGGGTACAATAACCTGGTTACTGATTTACGTAGTTTAAAAATTATGCGTGATTTTGGGTACCCTGTAATTTATGATGCTACGCATAGTGTGCAACTTCCCGGAGGTAAAGGCACTTGTTCCGGAGGCCAAAGCGAGTTTGTTGCAGGGTTATCCCGAGCGGCAGTAGCCTTTGGTTGCGATGGTTTATTTTTAGAGGTACACAGTGACCCAAAAAATGCGCCTTGCGATGGGGCCAACATGATTAATTTTAAGGAGTTGGAAGATCTTTTAAAACAGATAAAAAAGATTAGGCAGGCCTTATGA
- a CDS encoding KpsF/GutQ family sugar-phosphate isomerase, with translation MKMNLIKRAREVLEIEAQAIKSLQGRLDKDFIKAIELILKCKGRVVVSGMGKTGIIAQKFSATLASTGTPSLFLHTAEAIHGDLGKVTGDDVVIILSNSGSTEEMKQLLPILKKIGSPIISLTGNPKSILARYSDVILDVSVRKEACPLGLAPTASTTASLAMADALAVCLLEKKSFKEKDFAFFHPGGALGRRLFLTVEDIMRRGQANAIVQEDKKVSQVLFAITRARAGSAIVVDKHGKLKGIFTDGDLRRHLESDQNLPNRQIRDVMTKNPTVVKKDMLAAEAMRILQAKKIDEVPVVDKFMRPLGLLDVQDLLKAGLV, from the coding sequence ATGAAGATGAATTTAATTAAACGGGCAAGAGAAGTTTTGGAGATTGAGGCGCAGGCAATAAAGTCACTCCAGGGCCGCCTGGATAAAGATTTTATTAAAGCCATAGAATTAATTCTTAAATGTAAGGGTAGGGTTGTTGTCAGTGGAATGGGGAAGACCGGAATAATCGCACAAAAATTTTCGGCTACTTTAGCTTCTACTGGGACCCCAAGTTTATTTTTACATACCGCAGAGGCAATTCATGGAGATTTGGGTAAAGTTACTGGAGATGATGTCGTAATTATTCTTTCTAATAGCGGTTCGACTGAGGAAATGAAACAGCTTTTGCCTATACTTAAAAAAATAGGCTCTCCGATAATTTCTCTTACCGGTAATCCAAAATCAATTCTTGCCAGATACAGTGATGTAATTTTGGATGTTTCGGTTAGAAAGGAAGCCTGTCCATTAGGCCTGGCTCCTACTGCTTCAACTACCGCAAGCCTTGCTATGGCTGATGCTTTAGCGGTATGTTTATTGGAGAAAAAGAGTTTTAAAGAAAAGGATTTTGCATTTTTTCATCCCGGAGGAGCTTTAGGCAGGCGGCTGTTTTTAACCGTAGAAGATATTATGCGCCGGGGGCAAGCAAATGCAATTGTCCAGGAGGATAAAAAAGTTTCACAGGTCTTATTTGCTATAACACGTGCCCGCGCCGGTTCGGCGATTGTTGTCGATAAGCATGGAAAGCTAAAAGGGATTTTTACCGATGGAGACTTAAGACGGCACTTAGAGAGCGATCAGAATTTACCGAATCGCCAGATCCGGGATGTAATGACTAAAAATCCTACGGTAGTAAAAAAAGATATGTTGGCTGCCGAGGCAATGCGTATATTGCAGGCTAAGAAAATTGATGAAGTTCCGGTAGTGGATAAGTTTATGCGGCCGCTTGGATTATTGGATGTGCAAGATTTACTTAAAGCAGGATTAGTTTAG
- a CDS encoding HAD-IIIA family hydrolase, with amino-acid sequence MAQLSEEELKAYFKRIKLLLLDVDGVLTDGRIIYDSRGRDSKFFDVHDGLGVFVLHKCGIKTILITAKSSKSILPRAKDMHVAEVFADIFPKTAVIEKILKKYNVTLDEICFMGDDLVDLSLMRKVGLPVAVANASGEIKEAALYVSNRLGGRGAVREVAELILKSQGKWRDILGFYGA; translated from the coding sequence ATGGCTCAGCTTAGCGAAGAAGAATTAAAAGCGTATTTTAAAAGAATTAAGTTATTATTACTGGATGTAGACGGAGTTTTAACTGACGGCAGGATAATTTATGATTCCCGCGGCCGTGATTCCAAGTTTTTTGATGTGCATGATGGTTTAGGTGTTTTTGTATTGCATAAATGCGGGATTAAGACTATTCTTATTACAGCAAAAAGCTCCAAAAGTATCTTGCCGCGGGCAAAAGATATGCATGTCGCGGAAGTTTTTGCCGATATTTTTCCCAAGACAGCTGTAATAGAAAAAATTTTAAAGAAATACAATGTAACTTTAGATGAAATTTGTTTTATGGGGGATGATCTGGTAGATTTGTCGCTTATGCGTAAGGTTGGTTTGCCTGTTGCAGTTGCCAATGCTTCTGGCGAAATAAAAGAGGCAGCTCTTTATGTGAGTAATCGTTTGGGCGGCCGCGGTGCAGTTAGGGAAGTGGCAGAATTGATTCTTAAATCACAAGGTAAATGGAGAGATATTTTAGGATTTTATGGGGCTTAA
- the lptC gene encoding LPS export ABC transporter periplasmic protein LptC, with translation MGLKRIVLVFIFLFLVCTSLIAEEAEETNTVTSPKPTNGSPQQIGDFTLSGSGDKGKKAWDLAGKSADIYNDVVKLKEVVGNHYGENNDNINLTADKGDFNKGSGVVHLEKNVVITTSGGAKLTTDSLDWDRKQQMLKTLDKVNLARSDMNLSGEGALGQTALKQVMLEKNVRLDIQPLDKQTNKKEKIVITCDGPLDINYDKNIAVFNNNVKVVKSDLTIFSDKLKVYFTPKQDDGKKDQSSIAMSSSINKILALGNVRILRGENISYSQEAIYTALDKKITLTGRPQIIIYQTEGMSAAFGN, from the coding sequence ATGGGGCTTAAAAGGATAGTTTTAGTTTTTATATTTTTATTTCTTGTTTGTACTAGCCTCATAGCAGAAGAAGCTGAAGAAACAAATACCGTTACTTCGCCTAAACCTACCAATGGATCTCCTCAGCAGATTGGAGATTTTACACTTTCTGGTTCTGGTGACAAAGGGAAGAAAGCTTGGGATTTAGCAGGAAAATCAGCCGATATTTATAATGATGTAGTTAAGCTTAAAGAGGTAGTCGGTAATCATTATGGGGAAAATAATGATAACATAAATTTGACTGCCGATAAGGGGGATTTTAACAAGGGTAGCGGAGTAGTGCATCTGGAAAAGAATGTGGTAATTACTACATCTGGCGGAGCAAAGCTCACTACGGATTCTCTTGATTGGGATCGTAAGCAGCAGATGCTTAAAACCCTGGATAAAGTTAATCTGGCGCGTTCGGATATGAATCTTTCCGGAGAAGGAGCGCTGGGCCAAACCGCTTTAAAGCAGGTTATGCTGGAAAAAAATGTACGTTTGGATATTCAGCCTTTGGATAAACAAACCAACAAGAAAGAAAAAATTGTAATCACCTGTGATGGTCCTCTGGATATCAATTATGATAAAAACATTGCCGTATTCAATAATAATGTTAAAGTGGTAAAATCGGATTTAACAATTTTTAGCGATAAGCTGAAAGTTTATTTTACCCCTAAACAGGATGACGGTAAAAAGGATCAGAGCTCGATTGCAATGTCTAGCTCTATTAACAAGATTCTTGCTTTAGGGAATGTGCGTATTTTGCGCGGTGAAAATATTTCTTATAGCCAAGAGGCAATTTATACTGCGCTAGATAAAAAGATAACGCTAACCGGAAGGCCACAGATAATTATCTATCAAACGGAGGGTATGAGTGCGGCTTTTGGAAACTAA
- the lptB gene encoding LPS export ABC transporter ATP-binding protein: MRLLETKGLAKSYDGRAVVKGVDITVKRGEIVGLLGPNGAGKTTTFYMIVGIVPPNRGTIVFDNHDITNLPIHERARFGIGYLSQEASIFRKLSVQDNINAILETLPLTKAQRKRRLVSLLEELNIAHLAKNKAYTLSGGERRRLEITRALVTNPSFILLDEPFSGIDPIVVNEAQEIIKELKAKGLGILLTDHNVRETLAITDRAYLISDGSILITGTAHELINHPQARQVYLGEKFHM, encoded by the coding sequence GTGCGGCTTTTGGAAACTAAAGGATTAGCCAAATCCTATGATGGTAGAGCAGTTGTAAAGGGGGTTGATATAACGGTCAAGCGTGGGGAGATCGTTGGCCTCTTGGGCCCAAATGGAGCCGGCAAGACTACGACTTTTTATATGATTGTAGGGATAGTCCCTCCAAATCGCGGCACGATTGTTTTCGATAATCATGATATTACTAACCTGCCAATTCATGAGCGGGCGCGTTTTGGCATTGGGTATCTTTCTCAGGAGGCTTCAATCTTTCGTAAACTTTCAGTCCAAGATAATATAAACGCGATACTAGAAACTTTGCCTTTAACTAAAGCGCAGAGGAAACGTAGGTTGGTTTCTCTCTTAGAGGAATTAAATATTGCGCATTTAGCAAAAAATAAGGCATATACCTTAAGTGGCGGAGAAAGAAGGCGCCTTGAAATTACCAGAGCGCTGGTAACTAATCCTTCTTTTATACTTTTGGATGAGCCATTTTCCGGAATTGATCCGATAGTGGTTAATGAAGCACAGGAAATTATCAAAGAATTAAAAGCAAAAGGTTTGGGGATTTTATTAACTGATCATAATGTACGTGAAACTTTAGCCATAACGGACCGGGCATATTTGATCTCAGACGGCTCAATTCTTATAACAGGCACGGCGCATGAACTGATTAATCATCCTCAGGCGCGCCAGGTTTATTTAGGTGAGAAGTTTCATATGTGA
- a CDS encoding trigger factor: MKIEVKKLDDVKCQINVEVNGEQVKNKFEEVFSQIAKEAKVPGFRPGKAPRDVLEKHYGTVVHEQVLKEMVPDVYNQAISAENIDVIELPQITDVKLDRSSLSFKAVVEVTPEITIKNYRNQKINFKTITVSSEEIKRQIDSVKESRKAEVLDDKFSRSLGYPNLAELEKAVERQIYINKENQERTRIENELIDNLMKGLEFKLPQGLVARQTQDMLRQSKIDLAMKGVPRDKIDEQDKLLLEGIEPEAKKQVKVYLVLSQIAKKENIPVDDHMPAKVMEFLLREADWVLA; this comes from the coding sequence ATGAAAATTGAAGTTAAGAAACTAGATGATGTAAAATGCCAGATTAATGTAGAAGTAAATGGGGAGCAGGTAAAGAATAAATTTGAGGAAGTATTTTCTCAGATTGCAAAAGAAGCAAAGGTGCCGGGTTTTCGCCCGGGGAAAGCGCCAAGAGATGTTTTAGAGAAACATTATGGGACGGTTGTACATGAGCAGGTTTTGAAAGAAATGGTTCCGGATGTCTATAATCAGGCAATTTCTGCCGAGAATATTGATGTAATTGAGCTCCCACAGATAACTGATGTGAAACTTGATCGCAGCAGCCTTTCTTTTAAGGCGGTTGTGGAGGTAACTCCAGAAATTACGATTAAAAATTATAGGAACCAGAAGATAAACTTTAAAACAATTACGGTTTCAAGCGAGGAAATAAAAAGGCAGATTGATTCTGTTAAAGAGTCGCGCAAAGCAGAAGTTTTGGATGATAAATTTAGCCGTTCTTTAGGTTATCCTAATTTAGCGGAATTAGAGAAGGCAGTGGAGAGGCAGATTTATATTAATAAAGAAAATCAGGAGCGTACGCGTATCGAAAATGAATTAATTGATAATTTGATGAAGGGTTTGGAATTTAAGTTACCGCAAGGATTAGTTGCGCGTCAGACTCAGGATATGCTGCGGCAATCAAAGATTGATTTAGCGATGAAAGGGGTACCGCGAGATAAAATTGACGAACAGGATAAATTACTATTGGAAGGTATTGAGCCTGAGGCAAAGAAGCAGGTTAAGGTGTATTTAGTTTTATCCCAGATTGCAAAAAAAGAGAATATTCCTGTAGATGACCATATGCCTGCTAAAGTTATGGAGTTTTTATTAAGAGAAGCCGATTGGGTGTTAGCTTAA
- the clpP gene encoding ATP-dependent Clp endopeptidase proteolytic subunit ClpP, with product MSIKNQILVPMVIEQTPRGFERAYDIYSRLLKDRILFIGTPIDDYVANLVIAQLLFLQMEDKDKDINVYINSPGGSVTAGLAIYDTIQFIKCDVATYCVGQAASMGAVLLCAGTKGKRFVLPNSRVMIHQPWGGVQGAAADISIQAKEILKLRDRINEILAFHTGQSLEKIQKDTDRDYFMSSQESKDYGLVDEVILPEPRRKERKEK from the coding sequence ATGAGTATAAAAAATCAAATTTTAGTACCTATGGTAATTGAACAGACCCCGCGGGGTTTTGAACGTGCTTATGATATTTACTCGCGTCTTTTAAAAGACCGTATTCTATTTATTGGCACTCCCATTGATGATTATGTAGCAAATCTGGTGATTGCCCAGCTACTTTTTTTGCAGATGGAAGATAAGGATAAGGATATAAATGTTTATATTAATTCTCCTGGAGGTTCAGTTACTGCCGGCCTTGCAATTTACGATACAATACAATTTATAAAATGTGATGTAGCTACTTATTGTGTGGGCCAGGCAGCAAGTATGGGGGCGGTTTTATTGTGCGCAGGTACTAAAGGAAAACGTTTTGTACTTCCTAATTCCCGGGTAATGATACATCAGCCATGGGGAGGAGTTCAGGGAGCCGCCGCTGATATATCGATTCAGGCTAAAGAGATTTTAAAATTGCGTGATCGGATTAATGAAATTTTAGCCTTTCATACCGGCCAGTCTTTAGAAAAAATACAGAAGGATACAGATCGAGATTATTTTATGTCTTCCCAGGAATCAAAAGATTATGGTTTGGTTGATGAAGTAATCTTACCGGAACCAAGAAGGAAAGAGAGGAAAGAAAAATGA
- a CDS encoding alanine--glyoxylate aminotransferase family protein has translation MRKEYLLTPGPTPLPPQISLAMARPIIHHRTPQFQAILKEASTGLKWVFQTENDVFIISSSGTGAMEAGVINLLSCGDTALVVQGGKFGERWTEIARAYGINVEVIDVEWGRAVSPQEIGKRLKSNPQIKVVFTTLCETSTGVDNDIAAIAAVVKDTSAVLVVDAISGLGAVDIKTDAWGVDVVVAGSQKGLMLPPGLGFISVSPKAWKLVEFSKSGRYYLDLRKAKKAYDKNDTPFTSSITLIDALNEALKIMQNDGLEYIFKRHKTMADATRAAMRAIGLELFAPTASSDAVTAVKVPGSIDGEKLVKTMRDTYGVTIAGGQDELKGKVFRIAHMGYIAESDIITGLSCLEKVLTQMGYKFTLGAGIRAAQEVFLR, from the coding sequence ATGAGAAAAGAATATTTATTAACACCAGGGCCTACTCCTTTACCACCGCAAATAAGCCTGGCAATGGCTCGGCCGATTATTCATCATCGTACACCGCAATTTCAGGCAATTTTGAAAGAGGCAAGTACTGGATTAAAATGGGTATTTCAGACGGAAAATGATGTTTTTATTATATCTTCTTCAGGAACCGGGGCGATGGAGGCGGGGGTAATAAATTTACTTTCATGCGGTGATACCGCTTTGGTAGTACAAGGAGGAAAATTCGGAGAAAGATGGACTGAGATTGCTCGAGCCTATGGGATCAATGTTGAGGTTATTGATGTTGAATGGGGAAGAGCGGTTAGCCCGCAGGAGATTGGTAAAAGATTAAAATCCAATCCCCAGATAAAAGTGGTATTTACTACTCTTTGCGAAACTTCAACTGGAGTAGATAATGATATTGCTGCGATTGCTGCAGTAGTCAAAGACACTAGCGCCGTTTTAGTCGTAGATGCAATCAGCGGCTTAGGAGCTGTTGATATAAAAACAGATGCCTGGGGGGTTGATGTGGTGGTTGCCGGTTCGCAAAAAGGATTGATGCTTCCTCCGGGATTAGGTTTTATTTCAGTTAGCCCTAAGGCATGGAAATTGGTAGAGTTTTCAAAAAGCGGCCGTTATTATTTAGATCTAAGAAAGGCAAAGAAAGCTTATGATAAAAACGATACACCGTTTACATCATCAATTACTTTAATTGATGCTTTAAATGAAGCTTTAAAGATTATGCAGAATGATGGTTTAGAGTATATATTTAAGCGCCATAAAACTATGGCCGATGCAACGCGCGCCGCAATGAGGGCTATTGGCCTTGAATTATTTGCTCCGACTGCATCTAGCGATGCTGTTACGGCAGTAAAGGTGCCTGGTAGTATTGATGGTGAAAAGTTAGTTAAGACTATGCGTGATACTTATGGGGTTACAATTGCCGGCGGCCAGGATGAATTAAAGGGCAAGGTTTTCCGTATTGCGCATATGGGCTATATTGCTGAAAGCGATATCATTACCGGTTTGTCTTGTTTGGAAAAGGTGCTTACTCAGATGGGGTATAAATTTACTTTAGGTGCCGGAATAAGGGCAGCGCAAGAGGTATTTTTAAGATAG